The Aeromicrobium tamlense nucleotide sequence CTTCTCCAGCAGGTTGTCCAGCCACGTCTCGGGGTAGCGGGCGCGGGCCGTGACGGCGAGGACGCGGGTCATCGACGGTCCTCCTTCGCGTCGAGGTCCTCGAGGGCCGCCGGCCAGGCCGAGACGCGCCACGTGGGCACGACCGTGGCGGGGTCGAGCGCCAGCGCGGCGCGGATCGCGTCGGTGATGGCCTGCGGGGTCAGGTCGGCGGCGCGGACCACCTGGCTGGCCTCCTCGAACGGGTGGCCCGGGCCCGGCTGCTGCGCCGTGCACCAGACCACAGGGACGCCCGCGGCGAGGTGGTCGGCGGTGCGGCCCGCTGGCAGGTCGCCGCGTGAGACGACGACCACGAGGTCGAGTCCGCGGTGCACCTCGGGCAGGTCGTCCACGGACGGCGAGGCCTCCGCGACGACGCCGGCCGGGGCGGCCTGCGCGAGCACCGAGGGGGCGACGCCGGCGGCTGGAGGGCGGCCGAACACCGCGAGGATGGCCTCGGTCAGGACGGGGTAAACGGCGCGGGCGGCGATCCAGCCCTCGACGACCTCGACGAACGCGCTCCAGGCGTCGGGCTCGACGAAGCAGCCCACACGCAGCGGCCAGTGCTCGCGGCGGGCCGGGAGCGCCGCGCCGGGCTCGGGCTCGGTGCCGAAGCCGTCGGGCACGACGAGCGCGCGCTCGGCGGCCGTGGGGTCGACGTCGCGCAGGCGTGCCCGGGTGCCCTCGTCGGGGCACCACACGGTGGCGCGGGAAAGGGCGTCGCGAACACGCTGGCCACCGATCTCGAAGTCGCCGCCGGTCGTGCGAGCGAGGTCGACCACGAGGTCCGCGCCGTGACGCGCGCTGACGTCGGCGGCGACGGCGACGGTGACCATCGGGGCCGCGACGGCCACGACGAGGTCGACGCCCTCGGTGTCCGCGACTCGCAGCGCCTCCTCGCGCAGGCGGTCGTGCACGTGGCCGAAGCCCGGCTCGTCGAACTGGGCGGCGGCGCGGGCCAGCCACTCGTCGCGCCAGCCGGCCGGGTCGAGGGCTCGCTCGTACGACCAGCGGTCGATCCGCTGGAGCTCGTCGGGGTGGTCGTCCGCGATGCGGATGATGCGGACGTCGTCGGGGATCCGGCGCGCGAGTGCGGGGTCGAGGCCGTCGTCGCGCACGGCGGCGGGGCTGTCGACCGTGATCACGGTGACGAGGCAGCCGGCGTCGGAGAGCGCCGCGACCAGATCGGCGGTGCGACGGGAGAGGGAGGAGTCGATCGGAGGGACACTCCACCCGAGGACGACGGCGCGCGAGACGGCCGCGCCTCCCCCTACAGATCGCACGACGCCCACCCTAACGGCCGGGTGCACGCCGCCCGCGACGGCCGCGCAGCCACCGCGTCGCGTTGTTACGTTCTTCGGGTGACGACTGCGACTACACCGACGGCCACCGAGTCCACGGTGTGGATCTCCTGGCTGCGCGCGATCGCCATCGTCGGCGTCGTCACGATCCACTCGGTGGCGCCCAACGCCGCCGCCGAGGACGCCCGCTCCACGACCGTGGGGACCCTGGCCATCTGGCTCGACATCGGCGCCGTGTGCGCGGTGCCGCTGTTCGTGATGCTCAGCGGCTCGGTGCTGCTCGACCCCCGCCGGTACGGCAGCCACTCGGTCTTCCTGCGCAAGCGCGCGGCCCGGCTCGTCCCGGCCCTGGTCTTCTGGCACCTCTGGTACTGGGCGCTGGTCACTCGCCAGGACGGCACCGCGCTGCCGTGGCGTGACGCCCTGCTGGAGACGGTCACCGGCGAGCTCTACACGGCGCTGTACTTCTTCTGGATCATCATCGGGCTCGCCCTGATCACGCCGCTCGTGATCGGCTTCGTCTCCACCTCGAGCCGCCGCGCCGTGCTCGTCGCCGGTGCCGCGCTCGCCACGATCCCCGCGCTCTCGCTCGCCACGATCCAGCCGCGCGAGGCATCGGTGGTCCTGGTCGAGACGGCCTGGACCTGGTGGTTCGGCTACCTCGGGGTCTACCTCCTGGGCTGGGGCCTGCGCGGGCTGCGGCTCCGCGGGCTCGCGCTCGCGGCGGTCTCGGCCGTGACCCTCGCGCTCGGCGCCCTCGGGTGCTGGCAGTGGCGCAACCCCGAGGCGCCTCAGTGGCTCCAGACGATCAGCCCGGTCAGCTACTACGGCGCGGGCACGATCCTCTACGCGATCGGCGTGTTCCTGGTGGCGCAGGCGCTCATCCAGCCCGACGGGCTGCTGCGCGTGCTGGCCCGCGGCATCGGCGCCCGCCTCGGCACCACGCTCGGGGCGGCCACGCTCGGCGTCTTCGGCCTCCACCTGACGTTCGTGTGGCTGCTGCCCGAGCTGGGCATCGGCGGCGACCTCCCCGCCGCCGAGGC carries:
- a CDS encoding acyltransferase — protein: MTTATTPTATESTVWISWLRAIAIVGVVTIHSVAPNAAAEDARSTTVGTLAIWLDIGAVCAVPLFVMLSGSVLLDPRRYGSHSVFLRKRAARLVPALVFWHLWYWALVTRQDGTALPWRDALLETVTGELYTALYFFWIIIGLALITPLVIGFVSTSSRRAVLVAGAALATIPALSLATIQPREASVVLVETAWTWWFGYLGVYLLGWGLRGLRLRGLALAAVSAVTLALGALGCWQWRNPEAPQWLQTISPVSYYGAGTILYAIGVFLVAQALIQPDGLLRVLARGIGARLGTTLGAATLGVFGLHLTFVWLLPELGIGGDLPAAEAVGPLLGRLAITLVASFAIVLVLRRVPVVRSVL